A genomic segment from Sphingomonas astaxanthinifaciens DSM 22298 encodes:
- a CDS encoding SDR family oxidoreductase — MAEVLDPPTHEEPQLPGHERDLDPKPEWQPRYPGSGRLKDKVAIITGADSGIGRAVAVLFAREGADVAILYLDEHDDAADTKKFVEAEGRRAICIPGDLGSRDFCFKAVQQVVDTFGKLDVLINNAGEQHPDEDIVDITEEQLRRTFQTNIFSMFFMVQASMPHLKEGAAIVNCTSETMYKGAPILLDYSSTKGAITAFTRSLAKNLVDKGIRVNGVAPGPIWTPLNPFGGQPPEKMPDFGKDTPMKRPGQPNEVAPAFLFLACEDSSYMTGQVLHPDGGNTTSS; from the coding sequence ATGGCCGAGGTCCTCGACCCGCCGACTCACGAAGAGCCGCAACTTCCCGGCCACGAGCGCGACCTCGATCCCAAGCCCGAATGGCAGCCGCGCTACCCGGGTTCCGGGCGCCTGAAGGACAAGGTCGCGATCATCACCGGTGCCGACAGCGGCATCGGCCGCGCGGTGGCGGTGCTGTTCGCGCGCGAAGGCGCGGACGTCGCCATCCTCTACCTCGACGAGCATGACGACGCCGCCGACACCAAGAAGTTTGTCGAGGCCGAGGGCCGGCGCGCGATCTGCATCCCGGGCGACCTCGGCAGCCGCGACTTCTGCTTCAAGGCGGTCCAGCAGGTAGTCGACACCTTCGGCAAGCTCGACGTCCTCATCAACAATGCCGGCGAGCAGCATCCCGACGAGGATATCGTCGACATCACCGAAGAGCAGCTCCGCCGGACCTTCCAGACCAACATCTTCTCGATGTTCTTCATGGTCCAAGCGTCCATGCCGCACCTCAAGGAGGGTGCGGCGATCGTTAACTGCACCTCGGAGACGATGTACAAGGGCGCGCCCATCCTGCTCGACTATTCGTCGACCAAGGGCGCGATCACGGCCTTTACCCGCAGCCTGGCGAAGAACCTGGTCGACAAGGGCATTCGGGTGAACGGCGTCGCGCCGGGCCCGATCTGGACCCCGCTCAACCCGTTTGGCGGCCAGCCGCCCGAGAAGATGCCCGACTTCGGCAAGGACACGCCGATGAAAAGGCCGGGCCAACCCAATGAGGTCGCCCCGGCCTTCCTGTTCCTCGCCTGCGAGGATTCAAGCTACATGACCGGACAGGTGCTCCACCCCGACGGGGGCAACACCACGTCCAGTTAG
- a CDS encoding LytTR family transcriptional regulator DNA-binding domain-containing protein, translated as MPELDVVVCLAFDHRAPADGLASFKACIARCQQVKSATEVSGTFDLIVEAHCESLPQYMEEMERLRPMFATYATRVESSFVSRKMERRHEQRDTGLWLPCSDGRRRIEIHRIDKVCAEGDYMRVHVGPWNCLVHQTLAHMAEQLTEPDFLKLNRSCLVRVDFIDRLIHEGRRWRARLSDGTEVRVAQSNVHHVLHATSHESSIPRHDPSKEDELTIFLA; from the coding sequence ATGCCGGAACTGGACGTCGTCGTCTGCCTTGCATTCGACCATCGCGCACCCGCTGATGGCCTCGCTTCCTTCAAGGCCTGCATCGCCCGCTGCCAGCAGGTGAAGAGCGCGACCGAGGTGTCGGGCACCTTCGACCTTATCGTCGAGGCGCATTGCGAATCCCTGCCCCAGTATATGGAGGAGATGGAGCGGCTCCGCCCGATGTTCGCGACCTATGCGACCCGGGTCGAGAGCAGCTTCGTCAGCCGCAAGATGGAGCGTCGGCATGAACAGCGGGATACGGGCCTCTGGCTCCCCTGTTCCGACGGGCGGCGAAGGATCGAAATCCACCGCATCGACAAGGTCTGCGCCGAGGGGGACTATATGCGGGTGCACGTCGGTCCGTGGAACTGCCTCGTTCACCAGACTCTCGCGCACATGGCGGAGCAGCTGACCGAGCCCGATTTCCTGAAGCTCAACCGGTCGTGCTTGGTCCGAGTCGATTTCATCGACCGCCTGATCCACGAGGGTCGCCGATGGCGGGCCCGCTTGAGCGACGGAACGGAGGTTCGCGTCGCCCAGAGCAACGTCCACCATGTTCTCCACGCCACCAGCCACGAGTCGTCGATCCCCCGTCACGATCCATCGAAAGAGGACGAACTCACCATCTTTCTTGCGTGA
- a CDS encoding ABCB family ABC transporter ATP-binding protein/permease, which translates to MPPEKTSLTNRERSGFKVLLRFLPYLWPAGQTGLKLRVVASFLMVVASITVTTIILPKAFGGAVDRMTAGQDGAVSVALALVVAFAVARFGGVLLDNLRNAIFETVGQEATRVLSERTFSHLHGLSLRFHLERRTGAVTKIIERGSKSIDMMLYFLLFNLAPTILQLGIVAVLFWTGFGPGLVAATAAAVVAYIWFTKAVTDWRVRLREQWTEHDTATTARAVDSLLNFETVKYFNAEERERKLYGRAVANLARSTVKIETSLAAMNIGQSLITNLLMGGAMAYTVWGWSQGRFTPGDLVVVNALLTQLFRPLDMLGTVYRTIRQGLTDMDEMFRLLDTPAEVTDVDNALPLHVERGHVRFEDVRFGYEDGREILKGLTLDVPAGQTVAVVGPSGAGKSTLARLLFRFYDPQAGRITIDGQDIAQVSQASLRAAIGIVPQDTVLFNDTLGYNIAYGRDEASQAEVEAAARGASLDRFVAALPEGYDARVGERGLKLSGGEKQRVAIARTLVKNPPILILDEATSALDSRTEEAILDTLRGVSTGRTTITIAHRLSTVVDADRIVVLDGGRVAEEGSHAELLRRNGLYADMWARQQAERAIAEAAE; encoded by the coding sequence ATGCCCCCAGAAAAAACCAGCCTGACCAATCGCGAGCGCAGCGGCTTCAAGGTGCTGCTGCGGTTCCTGCCCTATCTGTGGCCGGCGGGGCAGACCGGCCTCAAGCTGCGGGTGGTCGCCTCTTTCCTCATGGTGGTGGCGTCGATCACGGTCACCACCATCATCCTGCCCAAGGCGTTCGGCGGCGCGGTGGACCGGATGACGGCCGGACAGGACGGCGCGGTGTCGGTCGCGCTGGCGCTGGTCGTCGCCTTTGCCGTGGCGAGGTTCGGCGGGGTCCTCCTCGACAATCTGCGCAACGCCATCTTCGAAACGGTCGGGCAGGAGGCGACCCGCGTGCTGTCCGAGCGCACCTTCTCGCATCTCCATGGGCTGAGCCTGCGCTTCCACCTCGAGCGGCGGACCGGGGCGGTGACCAAGATCATCGAGCGCGGGTCGAAGAGCATCGATATGATGCTCTATTTCCTGCTGTTCAATCTCGCCCCGACCATCCTCCAGCTGGGCATCGTGGCGGTGCTGTTCTGGACCGGCTTCGGCCCCGGTTTGGTCGCGGCGACCGCGGCGGCGGTGGTCGCCTATATCTGGTTCACCAAGGCGGTCACCGACTGGCGCGTGCGCCTGCGCGAACAATGGACCGAGCACGACACCGCCACCACCGCGCGCGCGGTGGACAGCCTCTTGAACTTCGAGACGGTCAAATATTTCAACGCCGAGGAGCGCGAGCGGAAGCTCTACGGGCGCGCGGTCGCGAACCTCGCCCGGTCGACGGTCAAGATCGAGACCAGCCTCGCGGCGATGAACATCGGGCAGAGCCTGATTACCAACCTGCTGATGGGCGGGGCGATGGCCTATACCGTGTGGGGCTGGAGCCAAGGTCGCTTCACCCCCGGCGACCTCGTGGTCGTCAACGCGCTGCTGACGCAGCTCTTCCGGCCGCTCGACATGCTCGGCACGGTCTACCGGACCATCCGTCAGGGCCTCACCGACATGGACGAGATGTTCCGGCTGCTCGACACCCCCGCCGAGGTGACCGATGTCGACAATGCGCTGCCGCTCCACGTGGAACGTGGCCATGTCCGGTTCGAGGACGTGCGTTTCGGCTATGAGGACGGGCGCGAGATCCTGAAGGGGCTGACGCTCGACGTGCCCGCCGGGCAGACGGTCGCGGTGGTGGGGCCGAGCGGGGCGGGCAAGTCGACCCTCGCCCGGCTCCTGTTCCGCTTCTACGACCCGCAGGCCGGGCGGATCACCATCGACGGGCAGGACATCGCGCAGGTCAGCCAGGCAAGCTTGCGCGCTGCGATCGGGATCGTGCCGCAGGACACGGTGCTGTTCAACGACACGCTCGGCTACAACATCGCCTACGGCCGCGACGAGGCCAGCCAGGCCGAGGTCGAGGCCGCCGCGCGCGGGGCGTCGCTCGACCGATTCGTGGCGGCCCTTCCCGAAGGGTATGACGCACGGGTCGGCGAGCGCGGGTTGAAGCTGTCGGGCGGGGAAAAGCAGCGGGTCGCGATCGCCCGGACGCTGGTGAAGAATCCGCCGATCCTGATTCTCGACGAGGCCACCAGCGCGCTCGACAGCCGCACCGAGGAAGCGATCCTCGACACGCTACGCGGCGTATCGACCGGGCGCACGACCATCACCATCGCGCACCGGCTGTCGACCGTGGTCGATGCCGACCGGATCGTGGTGCTCGATGGAGGGCGGGTCGCGGAAGAGGGCAGCCATGCCGAGCTTCTTCGCCGCAATGGCCTTTACGCCGACATGTGGGCGCGCCAGCAGGCCGAACGGGCGATCGCCGAAGCTGCCGAATAG
- a CDS encoding UrcA family protein, which translates to MQQRTIPCLIAAGFIGIALTASATQAFAAPQAGDVVVKGRKFDPESQRIVRYGDLNLTQASDRHQLDRRIYRTANSLCFYMNGSESADCTLLAVHSTDDQVAQAIDRAYRQMAGLPVGPALQISMVIAH; encoded by the coding sequence ATGCAACAGCGCACAATTCCCTGCCTCATTGCGGCGGGATTTATCGGCATCGCACTCACCGCCAGCGCCACCCAGGCCTTCGCCGCGCCGCAAGCCGGCGATGTGGTCGTGAAAGGCCGCAAATTCGATCCGGAGAGCCAGCGGATCGTCCGCTATGGCGATCTCAACCTGACCCAGGCGAGCGACCGCCATCAGCTCGACCGCCGCATCTACCGGACCGCCAACAGCCTGTGCTTCTACATGAATGGGTCGGAAAGCGCGGACTGCACCTTGCTCGCCGTGCACAGCACCGATGATCAGGTCGCCCAGGCAATCGACCGCGCCTATCGCCAGATGGCAGGCTTGCCGGTCGGTCCGGCCCTTCAGATCAGCATGGTGATCGCGCATTAG